A genomic window from Gossypium hirsutum isolate 1008001.06 chromosome D10, Gossypium_hirsutum_v2.1, whole genome shotgun sequence includes:
- the LOC107913867 gene encoding uncharacterized protein isoform X2: MGTREVYEEKLRNGNLHHDPTINPGLGSARCPRCLSLLNPDSDKAEWTINSVLEDATAVAGSGIGGMLSAVHGFNTGIPFLQNHIKGPKWLPFVTGIPLLLMFSGASAAFGDCDLQLIRVCRLCTSKVCSAHRHFLLCCL, from the exons ATGGGGACAAGAGAAGTATATGAGGAAAAGCTAAGGAATGGAAATTTGCACCACGATCCAACCATCAACCCTGGCTTAGGTTCCGCTCGTTGTCCTCGTTGCCTCTCTCTCTTAAACCCTGATTCC GACAAAGCCGAATGGACAATTAATTCAGTTTTGGAGGATGCCACTGCAGTG GCTGGCTCTGGTATCGGGGGAATGCTTAGTGCAGTACATGGTTTTAATACTG GGATCCCTTTCCTTCAGAATCACATCAAGGGACCTAAGTGGCTCCCTTTTGTAACTGGG ATTCCTCTGCTGTTAATGTTTTCTGGCGCCAGTGCAGCTTTTGGAG ATTGTGATTTGCAATTGATACGAGTTTGTAGGTTATGCACTTCCAAAGTTTGCTCAGCTCACCGTCACTTCCTATTATGCTGCCTCTAG
- the LOC107913867 gene encoding uncharacterized protein isoform X3, producing MGTREVYEEKLRNGNLHHDPTINPGLGSARCPRCLSLLNPDSDKAEWTINSVLEDATAVAGSGIGGMLSAVHGFNTGIPFLQNHIKGPKWLPFVTGIPLLLMFSGASAAFGVPRIMEFHCSRDTLKMHMLLLLNKKG from the exons ATGGGGACAAGAGAAGTATATGAGGAAAAGCTAAGGAATGGAAATTTGCACCACGATCCAACCATCAACCCTGGCTTAGGTTCCGCTCGTTGTCCTCGTTGCCTCTCTCTCTTAAACCCTGATTCC GACAAAGCCGAATGGACAATTAATTCAGTTTTGGAGGATGCCACTGCAGTG GCTGGCTCTGGTATCGGGGGAATGCTTAGTGCAGTACATGGTTTTAATACTG GGATCCCTTTCCTTCAGAATCACATCAAGGGACCTAAGTGGCTCCCTTTTGTAACTGGG ATTCCTCTGCTGTTAATGTTTTCTGGCGCCAGTGCAGCTTTTGGAG TGCCTCGCATTATGGAATTTCACTGCTCACGCGACACATTGAAGATGCATATGCTACTCCTTCTCAACAAGAAAGGCTAA
- the LOC107913867 gene encoding uncharacterized protein isoform X1 codes for MGTREVYEEKLRNGNLHHDPTINPGLGSARCPRCLSLLNPDSDKAEWTINSVLEDATAVAGSGIGGMLSAVHGFNTGIPFLQNHIKGPKWLPFVTGIPLLLMFSGASAAFGGYALPKFAQLTVTSYYAASSASHYGISLLTRHIEDAYATPSQQERLR; via the exons ATGGGGACAAGAGAAGTATATGAGGAAAAGCTAAGGAATGGAAATTTGCACCACGATCCAACCATCAACCCTGGCTTAGGTTCCGCTCGTTGTCCTCGTTGCCTCTCTCTCTTAAACCCTGATTCC GACAAAGCCGAATGGACAATTAATTCAGTTTTGGAGGATGCCACTGCAGTG GCTGGCTCTGGTATCGGGGGAATGCTTAGTGCAGTACATGGTTTTAATACTG GGATCCCTTTCCTTCAGAATCACATCAAGGGACCTAAGTGGCTCCCTTTTGTAACTGGG ATTCCTCTGCTGTTAATGTTTTCTGGCGCCAGTGCAGCTTTTGGAG GTTATGCACTTCCAAAGTTTGCTCAGCTCACCGTCACTTCCTATTATGCTGCCTCTAGTGCCTCGCATTATGGAATTTCACTGCTCACGCGACACATTGAAGATGCATATGCTACTCCTTCTCAACAAGAAAGGCTAAGATGA